A region from the Gossypium hirsutum isolate 1008001.06 chromosome A08, Gossypium_hirsutum_v2.1, whole genome shotgun sequence genome encodes:
- the LOC107926314 gene encoding uncharacterized protein — MRDAERCRNGESARLVAQNDKGFDGLIPQLFTSLPALNEAVSCLAQTTTYFTGCFSDYAVEPSTRDSGDSVVHAQELETFSSVQTEDSVIGDHPFSSESTSTLAESSSLVNATSANHVGIAKATAGDPSENTGVIVHSNNNGQNGISMFQGLIERAQRTVRGSADDIGWLKRDPEMPPVEDGTEKFAEILDNIRHGLHKLPNTMVYLLVPGLFSNHGPLYFVSTKTSFSKLGLTCHIAKIHSEASVEKNAKEIKDYIEEIYWGSKKRVLLLGHSKGGVDAAAALSIYWSDLKDKVAGLAIAQSPYGGSPIASDILREGQLGDYVNIRKLMEILICKVIKGDMQALEDLTYKRRKEFLKKHHLPRELPVVSFHTEAGITPAVLATLSHIAHAELPLTAPLSDGQPARLPVVMPLGAVMAACAQLLRVRYSEKSDGVVARCDAEAPGSVVVRPKRKLDHAWMVYSSLNDDPSEADAAQVCEALLTLVVEVGQKKRRELSMKDE; from the exons ATGAGGGATGCTGAAAGATGCAGAAATGGAGAATCAGCTCGGTTGGTG GCACAAAATGACAAGGGATTTGATGGGCTTATTCCTCAATTATTTACCTCATTACCAGCTCTAAATGAAGCTGTTTCGTGTCTTGCTCAAACAACTACTTACTTTACTGGTTGTTTTTCTGATTATGCTG TGGAACCTTCCACCAGAGATTCAGGGGATTCCGTTGTACATGCACAAGAATTAGAAACGTTTTCTTCTGTACAGACTGAGGATTCCGTGATTGGTGATCATCCTTTTTCTAGTGAAAGCACCTCCACGTTGGCTGAATCCTCTAGTCTTGTAAATGCTACCTCTGCTAACCATGTTGGAATAGCAAAGGCCACTGCTGGAGATCCATCTGAAAATACTGGTGTGATTGTACATTCAAATAATAATGGGCAAAATGGGATTTCCATGTTTCAAGG GCTTATTGAAAGAGCACAGAGGACCGTTCGTGGATCTGCTGATGATATAGGATGGTTGAAGCGTGATCCTGAGATGCCTCCAGTTGAAGACGGAACTGAGAAGTTTGCAGAAATTTTAGACAATATTAG GCATGGTCTGCACAAGCTGCCAAACACAATGGTTTATTTATTGGTTCCAG GTCTTTTCAGCAACCATGGCCCCCTATACTTTGTCAGCACAAAAACAAGTTTCTCAAAATTGGGTCTAACTTGCCATATTGCCAAAATTCACAGTGAG GCTTCAGTCGAGAAAAATGCCAAAGAAATAAAGGATTACATTGAGGAAATTtattggggttccaagaaacgcGTTTTGCTTCTTGGACATAGCAAAGGTGGCGTAGATGCAGCGGCTGCTTTATCTATCTATTGGTCTGACTTGAAAGATAAAGTTGCTGGGTTGGCAATAGCACAGAGTCCGTATGGTGGAAGCCCTATAGCTTCAGATATCTTGAGAGAAGGTCAACTCGGTGATTATGTTAATATACGGAAACTTATGGAGATTCTGATTTGTAAAGTGATTAAG GGGGACATGCAAGCTTTAGAAGACTTGACTTACAAGCggaggaaggaatttttgaagaAACACCATTTACCTCGGGAACTTCCTGTTGTTTCTTTCCATACCGAAGCCGGCATCACTCCTGCTGTTTTAGCAACATTGTCTCATATTGCTCATGCGGAGCTACCATTGACGGCTCCCCTTTCTGATGGCCAACCAGCAAGGTTGCCAGTGGTCATGCCCCTCGGTGCTGTGATGGCTGCATGTGCCCAGTTGCTGCGGGTTAGATACAGTGAAAAGAGTGATGGGGTTGTGGCACGCTGTGATGCAGAAGCCCCAGGATCTGTTGTGGTACGGCCAAAACGGAAACTAGATCATGCCTGGATGGTTTATTCATCATTGAATGATGACCCTTCTGAAGCAGATGCGGCACAAGTGTGCGAGGCTCTTTTAACGCTGGTTGTGGAAGTTGGGCAGAAAAAAAGACGTGAACTCTCAATGAAAGATGAATGA